The following are from one region of the Macrobrachium nipponense isolate FS-2020 chromosome 21, ASM1510439v2, whole genome shotgun sequence genome:
- the LOC135197918 gene encoding uncharacterized protein C19orf47-like isoform X1, which yields MSSISETSVWLKFFTEAGIPPSDATTYAITFTDNRIKQEMILDLNKEYLRDMGITVMGDVIAILKHAKVYCAQKSRQKVMQSSTPSSETDSSNSTGSKKNTPASRMLEHYVRKETVPPRSNTPPSRKRPLDEEEAISNKRNSVFNRLGDNSVSSTTSDNPKITVTMHGRDLFRSSASDSSRKSPVFQRLCKDDLVNGGSEDSEFSFGKTKPLEYQGILKYSTKEAFERSISAKKNIATMKADTTTGVKSRLGVKSVSASDSTTSAGIFAKEVDSFLKVKTPSKASARLAPSSTIKSGTLSKMKSGTTPLKITASTTRNTGSPERTVRVVAATSSSSSAARDERIIKSAKSRALEVLGERRSSLKTEVRSTGKTGVFSRLSLGK from the coding sequence ATGTCTTCTATCAGTGAAACATCAGTATGGCTAAAGTTCTTCACTGAGGCTGGGATACCTCCAAGTGATGCCACCACGTATGCCATCACATTTACTGACAATCGGATCAAGCAAGAAATGATACTCGATCTAAATAAAGAGTATTTGCGTGATATGGGAATTACGGTCATGGGAGATGTTATTGCAATACTGAAGCATGCAAAAGTTTACTGTGCACAAAAGTCGAGACAAAAAGTTATGCAGTCCTCTACTCCCTCATCTGAAACTGATTCATCAAATTCTACCGGGAGCAAGAAAAACACACCTGCTTCAAGGATGTTAGAACACTATGTACGCAAGGAGACCGTCCCACCAAGATCAAATACTCCACCTTCACGAAAGCGGCCATTGGATGAAGAAGAGGCTATCTCTAACAAACGAAACTCAGTTTTTAATAGGTTAGGAGACAACAGTGTATCAAGCACAACTTCTGATAACCCTAAGATAACTGTGACTATGCATGGGAGAGATCTGTTTCGTTCATCCGCAAGTGACAGTAGTAGGAAGTCTCCAGTTTTTCAGAGGCTTTGTAAGGATGATCTTGTAAATGGAGGCTCAGAAGATTCAGAATTTAGCTTTGGAAAGACAAAACCTTTGGAATATCAAGGAATACTGAAGTATTCTACAAAAGAGGCTTTTGAGAGATCCATATCTGCTAAGAAGAACATAGCTACAATGAAGGCTGATACAACCACTGGAGTCAAGAGTAGATTAGGAGTGAAGAGTGTGTCTGCCAGTGATTCCACAACAAGTGCTGGAATTTTTGCCAAAGAAGTGGACTCGTTCCTCAAAGTAAAAACTCCAAGTAAAGCTTCTGCTAGGCTTGCACCCTCATCTACTATCAAGTCAGGTACTTTGTCCAAAATGAAGTCAGGGACCACCCCCTTAAAAATTACAGCTTCCACTACTAGAAACACAGGATCTCCAGAGCGTACAGTACGAGTAGTTGCTGCAACTTCGTCCTCTTCATCTGCTGCTAGAGATGAACGGATTATCAAATCAGCAAAGAGCAGAGCACTTGAAGTCCTTGGTGAGAGGAGGTCTTCTCTTAAAACTGAAGTGAGATCTACTGGTAAAACTGGTGTTTTCAGTAGACTAAGCCTTGGTAagtga
- the LOC135197918 gene encoding uncharacterized protein C19orf47-like isoform X2, which translates to MSSISETSVWLKFFTEAGIPPSDATTYAITFTDNRIKQEMILDLNKEYLRDMGITVMGDVIAILKHAKVYCAQKSRQKVMQSSTPSSETDSSNSTGSKKNTPASRMLEHYVRKETVPPRSNTPPSRKRPLDEEEAISNKRNSVFNRLGDNSVSSTTSDNPKITVTMHGRDLFRSSASDSSRKSPVFQRLCKDDLVNGGSEDSEFSFGKTKPLEYQGILKYSTKEAFERSISAKKNIATMKADTTTGVKSRLGVKSVSASDSTTSAGIFAKEVDSFLKVKTPSKASARLAPSSTIKSGTLSKMKSGTTPLKITASTTRNTGSPERTVRVVAATSSSSSAARDERIIKSAKSRALEVLGERRSSLKTEVRSTGKTGVFSRLSLG; encoded by the coding sequence ATGTCTTCTATCAGTGAAACATCAGTATGGCTAAAGTTCTTCACTGAGGCTGGGATACCTCCAAGTGATGCCACCACGTATGCCATCACATTTACTGACAATCGGATCAAGCAAGAAATGATACTCGATCTAAATAAAGAGTATTTGCGTGATATGGGAATTACGGTCATGGGAGATGTTATTGCAATACTGAAGCATGCAAAAGTTTACTGTGCACAAAAGTCGAGACAAAAAGTTATGCAGTCCTCTACTCCCTCATCTGAAACTGATTCATCAAATTCTACCGGGAGCAAGAAAAACACACCTGCTTCAAGGATGTTAGAACACTATGTACGCAAGGAGACCGTCCCACCAAGATCAAATACTCCACCTTCACGAAAGCGGCCATTGGATGAAGAAGAGGCTATCTCTAACAAACGAAACTCAGTTTTTAATAGGTTAGGAGACAACAGTGTATCAAGCACAACTTCTGATAACCCTAAGATAACTGTGACTATGCATGGGAGAGATCTGTTTCGTTCATCCGCAAGTGACAGTAGTAGGAAGTCTCCAGTTTTTCAGAGGCTTTGTAAGGATGATCTTGTAAATGGAGGCTCAGAAGATTCAGAATTTAGCTTTGGAAAGACAAAACCTTTGGAATATCAAGGAATACTGAAGTATTCTACAAAAGAGGCTTTTGAGAGATCCATATCTGCTAAGAAGAACATAGCTACAATGAAGGCTGATACAACCACTGGAGTCAAGAGTAGATTAGGAGTGAAGAGTGTGTCTGCCAGTGATTCCACAACAAGTGCTGGAATTTTTGCCAAAGAAGTGGACTCGTTCCTCAAAGTAAAAACTCCAAGTAAAGCTTCTGCTAGGCTTGCACCCTCATCTACTATCAAGTCAGGTACTTTGTCCAAAATGAAGTCAGGGACCACCCCCTTAAAAATTACAGCTTCCACTACTAGAAACACAGGATCTCCAGAGCGTACAGTACGAGTAGTTGCTGCAACTTCGTCCTCTTCATCTGCTGCTAGAGATGAACGGATTATCAAATCAGCAAAGAGCAGAGCACTTGAAGTCCTTGGTGAGAGGAGGTCTTCTCTTAAAACTGAAGTGAGATCTACTGGTAAAACTGGTGTTTTCAGTAGACTAAGCCTTG